The Christensenella timonensis DNA segment CAAAGCGTTCAGCCCAAACAAGCTCTTTCGCGTATTCTGGAATATATTCGGTCAGAATACCGCCTGTTTTCAGGAGCTTTGCGATCTCCCAGGCTGCGGCGGTTTTTCCCGCGCCAGGACCGCCGAAAAGATTTACAACCAATGTTTTCATTTCCTGATTATCTCCTTCTTACACATACGGCCTGCCGTACATAAACGGCGTTCCCTGTACGGATACTTCTCGGTATACGACGCCGCCTGCCGAGGGTGCGGCTTCTATCATCATTCCGTCACCAACGTAAATAGCGACGTGTCCAATCGCCATAAACCGCTTTTTTACCCTGCTGCTGTTTGGATAAGACCAGAAAATAAGGTCGCCTGCCTGTAACTGGCTCTCGTCGATCACCTTCTCATTATCCACGCAATATTTTGCCTGGTCTGCCGCAGTTGCGGGAAGCTCGATCCCAGCTTGCGCATATGCCCATTGCGTTAAACCGGAACAGTCAATATAGTTTCCCTGTCCGCGCAATTCCATGCTGTAAGGATCCCCTATCCTCGTAAACGCGGCTTCCACAATATCCCCGCCAAGCGTTCCTTTTGGGAGGTTCTTCACAATATCAGATATATTCCCAATTTCGGCGTCCGTCATTCCAAAGTAATCCACTCCCAATTTGCGCCACAAAGGGGCATTCTCGCTGCTCACAAGAAATTTGACCATTTCCTTTTGTTCTTCTGTCAGGTCATACTCATCAAGCATCTGTATATACCGCAGGTTCGTCACATTGAGTTCAGCGTGCATACCTGCCTGCACCGTAGGCGAAGTGGAAGCAAGAACACGGGTACTGCGCTGTGCGTCTGTTGTAGCAGTAGCTTCCGGTTCTTCTGTCCAAATATTTACTGTGATTGGGTTCATTTTGAAATACAAGTCCCGTATCTCCTGAATATCCGCATCGCTGAACCCAATCGGCGCGTTGCTGCTGTCATTTGAGATGACAGCGTAGAGCGCAAGGCAATCCACCCAATTATCTACCCTGCCCCCTTCATCGCCAATATCCGCGCCATAGCTGACGTCAACGGTATACCCCTGAGCCTCATATTCCTGCCGTTTTGCCGCAAGCTCTCCAAACCATTCGTTCCCTACCTGTTCCACAATACTTTTTACCTTATTCGGATTTTCCTCATTATCCGAGAAAAATATCCCCGGTGGAGATGATGAGACCGCGATCATGATGTTCGCAACGATAAATACCAAAAGTACGGCGATCAAGATTGGCAACCCGATAAAGGGTATCTTTGCCACAAAGGATATCCCGCCGCGCACGGTGTTCGCACCGCTTTTCGCAATTTTCTTCGCCGTCTTTTTCGCTGTGTTCTTTGCAGTCTTGACCGCCGCTTTTTGCGTTTCCCTCCTGACAGCCCTTTTTGCCTGCTCCCTACGAACGATTGCTGCGGTTTTTCCTGTGTTCGGCGTATGGGAAGGTGTTTTTGGAGACACAGCAACAGTTTCTTTACTGCTGCCATGTGCTTTGCCAATTTGCCGGGACAATATATCCCGCGCCATTCCGCCTACAGTATTTGCCGCTGCTTTTGTATCTTCCGAAAGCTCTTTCCCCACTGCCTGCTCGGGCGCCAAATCGTAATGCTCCATCGCCATTTTTTTCTTCACAAGGCCGAGGGCGGCCTGCGTATTACGCAAGCCGCCCTTTACCATGCCTTGGGGCCGCATCTTTTGTAGTTCTTCTTCGCGGTTCATGACACTTGGGGAAAGCTGTATATTCCGCGCATGTTTCGCATGGATACCGCGCACGATACGTTTTGCCTGTTCCTGCTTATCCTGCAAATGTATCCACCTCCTCGATCTTGGTTGTCATTGCCTGGTAGAGCTTCGTATCCTTGTCAAACCTGCCGTCAAAGGGTACGACAACCGAGCCGCACCGCATCAACCCGCAGCCTGCTTCCGCGTTTGATAGATAGTCCATTTGCCGTTCGGACAGGTTCAGTAATTCGCCAAGGGCGTTCCGGTCTGATTCGGCTTGCTTGAACAGCATAAGGAATTCCGAATTGGAAATCATATCCCTGCCATATTCAGATTGGATCAGCGATGAAATATTTTGGCTGATCGAACAAATACCGCATCCATATTTTCGCATCCTGCGATACAGGGCGTCCGCCGCTTTTCCTGTATATTCCTGGCGGTACATCCACCAAAATTCGTCAATGTATACCCATGTACGTTTACCGAGCGAACGGTTTAGCGCCACGCGGTTTTGGATCGCGTCCAGTACGATCAGCATTGCAAGCGGTTTCAGCTTTTCCCCAAGGTCGCGGATATCGTAGCAAAGAAGCCGGGATTTCGTATCTACATTGGTCTGCTGCGCAAACATATTGAGCGAACCCAAGACGTACAGTTCCAGACAGGCAGCGAGATCCTGCGCCTCATCCTCCGGCTGCTTTTTAATCAGTTCATACAGGTCCTTTAGCGTAACCTGCTTTTTCCTGCGCCCATTTGCTACGTTTGTCAGCAATCGGCGCGAACACCTGTCTATGATCGTCTGCTGTTTTGGGCTGATGTAGTCTTTGCCAATCGCCATTTCGATCAGCGTCAAAATGAACTCGCACTTGATCGCTACCGGATCATCGCCCTTTTCCACATACTGCATCATATCCAGTGCGTTTATGCGCATTTTTGAACCTGCCGAGAGGTGGATAAACTCTCCTTTCAGCAGTCTCACAAGCGGAAACGCTTCACGTTCCGGATCCAAAATAATCACATCGTCCTCTGTCGTTTTCAGGATCAGGTTAATCACTTCGTTCTTGTAACACATGGATTTTCCGCTCCCCGTGCTGCCAAGATACACGGAATGGGGCGAATTGTTCTTTCTTTTGTCCGCAACAATCAAGTGCTTGGTCATCATGTTCTGCCCGTAGCATATTCCGCCTTTGTCCCATATTTCCTGCGATACGAAGGGCATCAGGGTTGCCGCATTTTCTGTCGTAAGGGTACGCAGCGAATCCATATACCAAAGTCCATAGGGAAGAACCGTATTAAGCCCCTGCTCCTGTCGGTACATGGCGGTCTGGAACCGGCACATATATCCCTGTCCAACCGCAATGAGGGCTTCCGTGTCGTTATCCAGTTCACGCAGCGAATCAGCCATATGGAAAAGGTTGACCTGCGCCCATACGATCCGTTGGTCGTATTCCCGGATCAGCCTGATGATCTCCGTAAGCCCGTTGCGCTTTTCCTCCAGACGGGGCGGGACCGTGGCGTTGTAGTTGCCCTGCTCGTTCGCTTTTTTCGTGGAGCTGCCAATTTCCGTTTCCACGGAAAGCAATTTCCTTTGTACCTGCTGCAAGGAATCCTCCCGGGATTTCGAGATCATATCGATGGAAAGCATCATTTCTTTCGGCAGGTTCATGAGTTCGGTAATAAGCGTATCCCGCAAATACGCGGGGTATTCGCCCAAAAACAGGACGCGTCCGTACCGTTTCCCGATTTTAAAATAGTTGCTGTGAAATTCCATACCGTCCGGCGCAATATAATCCCTCACATTATGTCCCCGTTTTTCGATCAACTCCCGGTCTATATGGAATTGCATTTCCTCTCCCGCGCGGAAAAAATCATAAAAGATTTTCAGGCGGTCCTCTGTACCCACGCGTTCAAAGTTGCTGCCCACCTTGGAAAGCGCGCCTTTGAGGGTGCTTTCCATACGTGTGAACCACGGCTGCGCATCCTCGGCTTTCTTCCTTTGCGTCGTGACCGTGATATATTTCTCCTGCACAATATTGTTTGTTCCTTCCGTCGCGCGCCGCCGGTTTATGCTGTTTATTTCCTCGCGGTATTCATCGAACCCATCGCTTTTGAGCGGCAAAAACATATCCCCATGCAGCGTCGCCTCATTGACCTTTTTGTTTACGAGCGTTATCTTCATCAGCTCGTCGATATCAAAGGACTTTAGAAGCTCCTGGTATCCCGCAAAGATGTATTTCTGTTCCTCCGGTGACGCCGCCTGGTAGTTTACATCCAGAAACCGTCCGGTCATCGAAAAAGTGCCGTTGTGTTCAAAAATACCGTTCTTATGAACGGCCTTGATCGGAATACTTTTTTGTACGGATTTCGGTCTTTTATATACGGGCTTACTCTGCTTTGGTTTCCACTGTGCCATGTGTTTTCTTCTCCTTCTTTTGAGTGTCGTTTTCCGAGATTGCTTCATACAACCTGTTCTCCGAGATGTACCACCGCTTCCTGAAGGACAGCAGTTCGCTCTCCAGCCAGATCATAAGAAATTGTTCAAGCCGCATTTTATGTGGCCGCGCAAAGGCAAACAGGAAGCACGGGAGGCCAAGCCCTATCGCCAAATAGCTTGCGGCCTGCAAAGGCAGGTATTTTGTCACTGTCGTATAGGACAGAATGATAATAATGATCCCTATGATGCTGAGGGCAAGCTGCCTCCCGTTCATCCCCGCAAGTATGTTTTCCTTATATTCGGATATATCTGTAATCACTGTAGTTTCCATATTTTCCTCCTCATACGCCGAGCATTTCCCTGATGAACCTGTTTGCCGACATGACAACAACCACCAGCATCACCGATTGCAGCATGATCTGGAACAGGTAGTTGATAAGGGTATTCCAATAGGTAAAGTTTGGGTTGACGTTTCCTGCTTCCCATGATGGGAAAATGAAAGCGCTGTTTGACGCCATTGCTGTAAATATGACGATGGCAAGCGCGATCACACAGATTTCAAGGCAAACCGCCGCATAAGCCTTGAGGAAATGCTTTCCGGTCTGGCTCGTTTCGGGGCTGCCGAGCGTCGAGAGCGGAACCGGGGCAAGGCAGCTATAGATGAACAAACGGAAAAACCGCAGGTAGGTACAGACCACAAGGCATATACCCGCTGCCCACATGATGACGTTGCCTACAACCGCAAGCAGTCCCATTGGAATACTTTGGAATATTGCTCCTAACCGTTCCCACCAACTCGCGTTTATCATCTGCTGCGCCGCTTCGACTACCTCCGGGGATATTCTCGCAAACTCAAAATCTGTTGCGTTTTGGAAAATGGTATCGTTGATTCCCATTGACACATTGATCGAAAAATTCAAAACCTGTATTCCGTAGTCGATCACGAATTTCACGATCAAAAAGCGCGCGATCCAGCCAATCACCTGTTGGATGGAAAGGTCTTTGAAATTGCTTGTGGTCTTGAAAAAGGTCATCAGGAAAAACAGGACAAGAAGCCCATAGCCAATTCCCTGTATTCCCGTATTGATCTTTACCACCACATCCCATATCGCCCCGCCTGCGTAATCGGCGGGGGCCATCATAAGCAGGTCCTTCACATCCCCAAAACAGTTGTTCAGGAAAGTAAGTCCCATTTGGATCGTCCAAAGTACGCTATACTCCAATTACCCCGCCCCCTTTCTTTGTTGGCGCGGTCATACCGATACTCCAATCGCCTGCAGCACGAACTTGATTCCGACCATAATTGCGCCGCCCGCTAGGAACAGGATCGCATTGGTACGCTGTGAAGCGTCCTGTGATTTCAGCGCAAGCGCGAGCTGCACACCGCCCCATATAAGGGCAATGACGCCCACGACGGTCACGATTGAAAGGATGAAATCCACAAGGTTGTTCATCGCTTCAAGTGGGTCCATCCCCTGTTGAATATCTACTGCAAACGCTGTTTGGGCAAAAAAAATGATGGTCAGCATAACGACCACCATAACAACAATCTTTAAGTTTTTTCTTCTTTTCATGCCGTTTTCTCCTATTCAGTTTTCAAGGTGCGACTGCCATCAGGCAGCTTTGTTTCGATCCCGCCTGTAATAATACGGCGGGGCGCCGCCCTGCTGTGCAAGGCGGATGTTCGGGTGCTTCATCAGGTCGTATTTCCTGTCGATTATGGGTTTTTCATTTGCGATCAGGACGATACAATCTCTGCGGTCAAGCTCCCTTATCTCACCGGGCGTCATAAGCTCGCGCCCCGTGATATTGATATTGGTATTCAGGTTGTTCGCGGATTTCCCAAATGTGTCGTAGCGGATCGTAGCCTTTGATAGTTCCTCGGCTACATACTTATGGGTGCTCTGTTCGTTTCCTCCAAGGTAGAGCATCACGTCACAACATCCTGTGATGTTCTCCCATGTGTCCTTGAACAATCCTTTGAGCTGCGCTATGTTTTGAATCACGATATTCATACTGAAATTCCTGCTGCGGCACGTTGAAAGTACCTTTTGTCCGCCGTCGTTCGACTGCCCGGAGGAAATCGAGATATTGGCGTACTCATCTAAAATGAACCGCACATGGCGGGCAAGCCGTCCGTCCGGCCTGCTGTCCGCAATGTACTCAAGCTCCTGAAACATCTGTGTATAGAGCATACTGGCAAGCCAGTCAAAGGACGGATCGCAGTCTGAGGTAATGCAGAATAGCGCAATCTTTTTTTCCGCGAGGTCACTGAAATGCAGTTCATCCTCCGAAGTCAGGTCAATAACTTCCTCGATCCCAAAGAGGGAAAGCGACACACCCGCCATGACAAGGATCGATTTCGCCGTTTTTCCCGCCGCAAGCTTGTACATATCATATTGACGGCAGGCAATGTGGTTTGGGTTCTTGTGCTTCAATTCCTCAAACAGCATATCCAACGGGCTTTTATGGTTCTCATCCTTTTCACGTACCTCCGCATACCGCAGCATTTCAGCCATCATCGCAAAATTCTGTTCGTTGCTCGGCGCTTCGTACCATAGGTAGAACATAAGGGCTTGAAGCAGCGCGATTTGTGCTTTTTCCCAAAAGGGATCAGAACTGTGCGCATCCTTCGGTGTGGTGTTCTGTATGAAATTCGTTATAAGGGAAATAACGTCGCTGTCCTTTCGTAAGTACCGGAATGGATTGTACCGCATGGAGTTTTTCATATCTATGAGGTTTAACACCCTAACCTCATATCCCATTTTTTCAAGGGCATGGCCCGTACTCCGCAGCGCTTCCCCCTTCGGATCGGAGCAAACGTAGCTTAAATTGGGGGTGCTCGAGACCAATCCCGGTATACAAAATCCCCGTCCTTTCCCGTTTCCGCTCCCGCCCACCACTAAAATATTGAGATTGTGTTGGTGGCGGTACATATCCAATCCAATAGAAAGGTTTTGTGACAGGATGATATTTTCATCCTGAACATATTTGCGCTGCAATTCCCTGAGATTGGCAAACCCCGCGCTGCCATGCTCTTTGCCGTGCATATACAGACCGGCGCGAAAAAGGTAGTTTGACAGCAATACAAGCCATATAACGACCACCACAACTACAAAAGCCGCCGTATGCCCGGCGGCTTTGAAGTAGAATATATTTGCGGCGTTCACCATGAAATTTTGTTTGAACTGTTCAAATGTGATCCCTATCTCATAGCTCATAGCGAGCTTCACGGCGAACCACAACATCCCGCCGAGCAGCACGCCCCACATGATGACCGACGATTTCAGCGTCTTTTTGTCCATCACAGTGTCATCACGTCCATCTCTTTTGTGATCGGAATCATTTCCTTGAGTTCTTTTTTCTTCTCCGCAATATCTTTCAGGACGCTCAACCTGTCTGAGAACAGCTTGCCCGTTTTCTCCACTGGTATTTCATCAAGCTGCGGAAAATCCATGTTCGCGGTATCAAGGCCATACTTGACGGACAGGGCATAGGTAACGCTGTCCGCGCGGAACGAATTATCTTCCCGCGAGTATTTCACCCCCTGCTCCTTAAAACACCGCCCATAGATCGCTTCACGCTGCAACGCCTGGAATTCCTGCTCCGGCGTAAGCCCTTCTTTCAGCAATATCTTTTTTGATTCCGGTGAAAACAAAGCGTCCTGCCCTAGTGTTTCGGAAACCTCCACCGGATATTTTTTCTTGAACCGTTCGTTTACTTCGATAAGCGTTTCCGGCGAGAGTTTTTCAAAATATGCCCCAAATCCTACAGCCTTACCGGACGTGTCCTGTACGTCGTAAACAACCGCATCCACAAATTCCGTTTTCCCATTTTTCTTTTCCGGTCTCTTGATAACGATCTCATCCGCATTTTCCACGATTTCCCGGCCAATCGCCCGCCAACGGGTTTTGGACATGACCATCGTGGCGTCAGGCTTTGTTTCGTAGATGATGTTTTTGTTTTTGCTTGAAAAATCGTATAACACAGCCTGCATCTCAAGATATGCTTTCCAGTTGTCCGGCGTATACGCATCACTGTTGTTTCGGTTGATCTCTCCAATGGTTTCCTGAATCGTCTCGATATCCATATCGCTGATCTTGCAGTTTGATGGGGCAGGCTCCGGCGCATCGAGGATTGCCGCATTGCGCTCCAGCTTTTCCTTCGTGCTGTCGCGCACCTCCGTTACCGTTGCTTCCGCCATTTGATTACTGTCTACGGTGACGCCGATACGTTTAGCGATCTGGTTGAATTTTGCTAAATCCCTTGTGGGGAACATGATATCCACCGCATTCTGCTCCGGGTTATCTACGGCTGCATAGATAAGGCTATACTCCTTGATATGGCTCAAAAATTCTTCCATCCGTTCCTTTGGTATGCTGCCGATCATCACGGGTTCGCCCATACGCAGTATCTTTTTCAGGGATGTTTCCCCCCTGTATATTTTGCGCTTTTTTAACGCTGCGGCAAGGAACACCATAATCTTTCCCGCGCCGCGCCCCATTTGCATGACGATTTCCGTTCCCTGGAATATAAATCTGGCCGCTTCTCCTTCCATTTTCAAACCTCCTTTTAGCGTTCCGGCTCAATGTCCCGCTCTTTTTCGCGATTTTCCAACTCTTGTATCTTTTCTTTCGCCCACTCCGGCATCTTTTCAGGATCGATGATTCCCTCAAAGTCATACCGTTCAAATCGTTCTGTCTGACCGTCAAGTAGGTTCTCTCCATATACTGCCGTCCCCCTGGCATTTGGGGAACATCCAAAGCCGCTTGTTGCTTTGATGATCTGATATTGGGCCGCGCGGTATTCCGGCAAAAGGCTGTCCGCTTTCAAAAGTACATACTCCCCTTTATAATCCAAATCCTGACTTTCAGGAATACATATATCTGCGCTTAGAGAACCTTCTTCAATACCATTTTCTTTACGGAACGCAAGTATATCCGCGATTCTCTCTTTGATTCTATCCGCAAATTTTTGATATGCTTCAAGATATGTCGCATAGCTTTCCATATTTCCATATTCCGGTAAATCCGAAATGTGCCTGCGTTCCAATACCATAAACGGTTCTGCTTTCCCCGGCAATTCTGCAAGCAGGATATGCCTGTCACCAACAGCTACAGTTTCATGCGTGGTGTATTTATTTTTATCCTCAATTTTTATTTCAAACTTCATAATATTCTCCTTTGCAATTTTTTCTTGGCTTAATTGCGTTTTTAAATGTCAAAGTATAATTGACCGTGGGGAGTTCTCGGAATTTTTCCAAGCCACCAAAGATAAACCCCTTCCGGTGACGACCAATTCTCCTTTGTCAAGTCATCCTTTCCGTTTTGCTTTCTCGCCTTGAGCATACGTTCAAAGGCTTTCAGGTAAAGTTCTTTGTATTTTGGATATTGCTCCAGTTCCTGTTCCTGCCTGGTTGACATAGGGCAGCCGATACAGCCGAGCCGCTTATATCCTTCGTCGTATAGTCCACAATACGGAATATTCTCTGCACGAATGAACTCCCATACGTCGGCGTCCGTCCAATCGACGATGGGGTTCAAAATCGTCTTTGAGGTTCGGTAGCACATCTCAACCATGCGCCGTGCTTCGTCGTTATCATCATTCAGCACCAGCCCACGGTTCTTCTTGCTGCCCGTCATTTCTGTGATAACGCCATGCCCCTTTTTTCGGTTCAGGCTTTCATCCCACCTGACGCCGGTAACTGTAAGCCGTCCTTGCCCGCCTGATTCTTTCAATTTCTCGCAGCAATACCGGACTAAACGGGTAGGCGGTATCATCTTTCTCGGTATCAGGTTCCACATGGTAATGGGGCCGCTTCCGTCCTTATAGTGCGGGATATCCATTCTGACCTCCGGTATCGCTTTGATGAATCGTACCAACTCCGGAGGATCGACAGATGTAACATTGTAATGAACCTCATGCTTTACCCTCGCCATCTCCGCAAGACGTTTGATGACGCAGGAATCCTT contains these protein-coding regions:
- a CDS encoding TrbC/VirB2 family protein → MKRRKNLKIVVMVVVMLTIIFFAQTAFAVDIQQGMDPLEAMNNLVDFILSIVTVVGVIALIWGGVQLALALKSQDASQRTNAILFLAGGAIMVGIKFVLQAIGVSV
- a CDS encoding phosphoadenosine phosphosulfate reductase family protein encodes the protein MARVKHEVHYNVTSVDPPELVRFIKAIPEVRMDIPHYKDGSGPITMWNLIPRKMIPPTRLVRYCCEKLKESGGQGRLTVTGVRWDESLNRKKGHGVITEMTGSKKNRGLVLNDDNDEARRMVEMCYRTSKTILNPIVDWTDADVWEFIRAENIPYCGLYDEGYKRLGCIGCPMSTRQEQELEQYPKYKELYLKAFERMLKARKQNGKDDLTKENWSSPEGVYLWWLGKIPRTPHGQLYFDI
- a CDS encoding PrgI family protein codes for the protein METTVITDISEYKENILAGMNGRQLALSIIGIIIIILSYTTVTKYLPLQAASYLAIGLGLPCFLFAFARPHKMRLEQFLMIWLESELLSFRKRWYISENRLYEAISENDTQKKEKKTHGTVETKAE
- a CDS encoding DUF3801 domain-containing protein, yielding MEGEAARFIFQGTEIVMQMGRGAGKIMVFLAAALKKRKIYRGETSLKKILRMGEPVMIGSIPKERMEEFLSHIKEYSLIYAAVDNPEQNAVDIMFPTRDLAKFNQIAKRIGVTVDSNQMAEATVTEVRDSTKEKLERNAAILDAPEPAPSNCKISDMDIETIQETIGEINRNNSDAYTPDNWKAYLEMQAVLYDFSSKNKNIIYETKPDATMVMSKTRWRAIGREIVENADEIVIKRPEKKNGKTEFVDAVVYDVQDTSGKAVGFGAYFEKLSPETLIEVNERFKKKYPVEVSETLGQDALFSPESKKILLKEGLTPEQEFQALQREAIYGRCFKEQGVKYSREDNSFRADSVTYALSVKYGLDTANMDFPQLDEIPVEKTGKLFSDRLSVLKDIAEKKKELKEMIPITKEMDVMTL
- a CDS encoding VirB4-like conjugal transfer ATPase, CD1110 family; amino-acid sequence: MAQWKPKQSKPVYKRPKSVQKSIPIKAVHKNGIFEHNGTFSMTGRFLDVNYQAASPEEQKYIFAGYQELLKSFDIDELMKITLVNKKVNEATLHGDMFLPLKSDGFDEYREEINSINRRRATEGTNNIVQEKYITVTTQRKKAEDAQPWFTRMESTLKGALSKVGSNFERVGTEDRLKIFYDFFRAGEEMQFHIDRELIEKRGHNVRDYIAPDGMEFHSNYFKIGKRYGRVLFLGEYPAYLRDTLITELMNLPKEMMLSIDMISKSREDSLQQVQRKLLSVETEIGSSTKKANEQGNYNATVPPRLEEKRNGLTEIIRLIREYDQRIVWAQVNLFHMADSLRELDNDTEALIAVGQGYMCRFQTAMYRQEQGLNTVLPYGLWYMDSLRTLTTENAATLMPFVSQEIWDKGGICYGQNMMTKHLIVADKRKNNSPHSVYLGSTGSGKSMCYKNEVINLILKTTEDDVIILDPEREAFPLVRLLKGEFIHLSAGSKMRINALDMMQYVEKGDDPVAIKCEFILTLIEMAIGKDYISPKQQTIIDRCSRRLLTNVANGRRKKQVTLKDLYELIKKQPEDEAQDLAACLELYVLGSLNMFAQQTNVDTKSRLLCYDIRDLGEKLKPLAMLIVLDAIQNRVALNRSLGKRTWVYIDEFWWMYRQEYTGKAADALYRRMRKYGCGICSISQNISSLIQSEYGRDMISNSEFLMLFKQAESDRNALGELLNLSERQMDYLSNAEAGCGLMRCGSVVVPFDGRFDKDTKLYQAMTTKIEEVDTFAG
- a CDS encoding C40 family peptidase; its protein translation is MQDKQEQAKRIVRGIHAKHARNIQLSPSVMNREEELQKMRPQGMVKGGLRNTQAALGLVKKKMAMEHYDLAPEQAVGKELSEDTKAAANTVGGMARDILSRQIGKAHGSSKETVAVSPKTPSHTPNTGKTAAIVRREQAKRAVRRETQKAAVKTAKNTAKKTAKKIAKSGANTVRGGISFVAKIPFIGLPILIAVLLVFIVANIMIAVSSSPPGIFFSDNEENPNKVKSIVEQVGNEWFGELAAKRQEYEAQGYTVDVSYGADIGDEGGRVDNWVDCLALYAVISNDSSNAPIGFSDADIQEIRDLYFKMNPITVNIWTEEPEATATTDAQRSTRVLASTSPTVQAGMHAELNVTNLRYIQMLDEYDLTEEQKEMVKFLVSSENAPLWRKLGVDYFGMTDAEIGNISDIVKNLPKGTLGGDIVEAAFTRIGDPYSMELRGQGNYIDCSGLTQWAYAQAGIELPATAADQAKYCVDNEKVIDESQLQAGDLIFWSYPNSSRVKKRFMAIGHVAIYVGDGMMIEAAPSAGGVVYREVSVQGTPFMYGRPYV
- a CDS encoding VirD4-like conjugal transfer protein, CD1115 family; the encoded protein is MDKKTLKSSVIMWGVLLGGMLWFAVKLAMSYEIGITFEQFKQNFMVNAANIFYFKAAGHTAAFVVVVVVIWLVLLSNYLFRAGLYMHGKEHGSAGFANLRELQRKYVQDENIILSQNLSIGLDMYRHQHNLNILVVGGSGNGKGRGFCIPGLVSSTPNLSYVCSDPKGEALRSTGHALEKMGYEVRVLNLIDMKNSMRYNPFRYLRKDSDVISLITNFIQNTTPKDAHSSDPFWEKAQIALLQALMFYLWYEAPSNEQNFAMMAEMLRYAEVREKDENHKSPLDMLFEELKHKNPNHIACRQYDMYKLAAGKTAKSILVMAGVSLSLFGIEEVIDLTSEDELHFSDLAEKKIALFCITSDCDPSFDWLASMLYTQMFQELEYIADSRPDGRLARHVRFILDEYANISISSGQSNDGGQKVLSTCRSRNFSMNIVIQNIAQLKGLFKDTWENITGCCDVMLYLGGNEQSTHKYVAEELSKATIRYDTFGKSANNLNTNINITGRELMTPGEIRELDRRDCIVLIANEKPIIDRKYDLMKHPNIRLAQQGGAPPYYYRRDRNKAA